A genome region from Geobacter pickeringii includes the following:
- a CDS encoding DegT/DnrJ/EryC1/StrS family aminotransferase, with protein MIPMVDLKVQYLQIKEEIDRGILEALEKTQFILGPNVAAFEEEAAACLGVKHAVGVASGTDALHLALAAAGIKEGDEVITSPFTFIATAEAIRYVGATPVFVDIDPKTYNIDPARIEAAITPRTRAVLPVHLFGQPADLSAIEALCTRHGLLLIEDCAQSFGADFGGRMTGTIGALGAFSFFPSKNLGCYGDGGLVTTPCPEMAERVKVLRNHGSKVRYHHSVIGYNSRLDEIQAVILRVKLKHIKEYSEGRRRVAHLYSELLAGTGAITPHEDGKGTHVYHQYTILTERRDAVMKALSEAGIASAVYYPIPLHKQEVFAAECAGVSLPVAEEVASRCMSLPIFPEMTDAQVREVAAVVASVLKG; from the coding sequence ATGATCCCGATGGTAGACCTGAAGGTTCAGTACCTGCAGATAAAAGAGGAGATCGACCGGGGAATTCTGGAAGCCCTCGAAAAGACCCAGTTCATCCTGGGGCCCAACGTGGCTGCCTTCGAGGAAGAGGCTGCCGCCTGTCTCGGCGTCAAGCACGCCGTAGGAGTTGCGTCGGGGACCGATGCGCTCCATCTCGCCCTTGCCGCTGCCGGGATAAAGGAGGGTGACGAGGTCATCACGTCTCCCTTCACCTTCATCGCCACCGCCGAGGCGATCCGGTACGTCGGGGCAACGCCGGTCTTCGTTGACATCGACCCGAAGACCTACAACATCGATCCGGCCCGGATCGAGGCGGCCATTACTCCTCGGACCCGGGCGGTGCTCCCGGTGCACCTCTTCGGCCAACCGGCCGACCTCTCCGCCATCGAAGCCCTCTGCACCAGGCACGGCCTGCTCCTGATCGAGGACTGCGCCCAATCCTTCGGCGCCGATTTCGGCGGCAGGATGACCGGTACCATCGGTGCGCTGGGGGCATTCAGCTTCTTCCCGAGCAAGAACCTTGGCTGCTACGGCGATGGCGGTCTCGTCACTACCCCCTGCCCGGAAATGGCCGAGCGGGTGAAGGTGCTGCGCAACCATGGCAGCAAGGTCCGCTACCACCACTCAGTGATCGGCTACAACAGCCGCCTCGACGAGATTCAGGCGGTGATCCTGCGGGTGAAGCTCAAGCATATCAAGGAGTACAGCGAGGGGCGCCGGCGCGTTGCCCACCTCTACAGTGAGTTGCTGGCGGGTACGGGGGCCATCACCCCCCACGAAGATGGGAAGGGGACCCACGTCTACCATCAGTACACGATCCTCACCGAGCGGCGCGACGCGGTCATGAAGGCCCTCTCCGAGGCCGGCATCGCCTCGGCGGTCTACTATCCGATCCCGCTTCACAAGCAGGAGGTCTTTGCCGCGGAATGTGCGGGGGTGTCGCTACCGGTTGCCGAGGAAGTGGCGTCCCGCTGCATGTCGCTGCCGATCTTCCCCGAAATGACCGATGCCCAGGTGCGGGAAGTGGCGGCGGTCGTCGCCTCGGTTCTCAAGGGCTGA
- a CDS encoding Gfo/Idh/MocA family protein, with amino-acid sequence MSGTIRTAVIGVGYLGQFHAEKYASLPESELVGVVDSDRARADEVAAKVGTVSYTDYRELLDKVDAVSIVVPTQYHHEVAKAFLARGVHVLLEKPITTTVEEADELIRLADENRAIFQVGHLERFNPVVLGLQGLLTGPRFVESVRIAPFKPRGTDVNVVLDLMIHDIDIIQTIVGSPVSQVNSIGAPVFTDEEDIANARIQFENGCVANVTASRISLKSERKMRIFQPDSYISVDFQNKKLAVFRKGSGEMFPGVPNVNIEEKSFEQGDALRSEIASFLDCVATGKTPVVSGRDGKRALETALKINTKL; translated from the coding sequence ATGAGTGGCACGATCAGGACCGCGGTTATCGGTGTCGGGTATCTGGGGCAGTTCCATGCCGAGAAGTATGCGTCGTTGCCGGAGTCGGAACTGGTGGGGGTGGTTGATTCTGATCGCGCCCGCGCCGACGAGGTGGCCGCCAAGGTAGGTACGGTCAGCTATACCGACTATCGGGAACTGCTCGACAAGGTCGATGCGGTCAGCATCGTCGTGCCGACCCAGTATCACCATGAGGTGGCCAAGGCGTTTCTGGCACGCGGCGTTCACGTCCTGCTGGAAAAACCGATCACCACCACCGTCGAGGAGGCTGACGAACTGATCCGCCTTGCCGATGAAAACCGCGCGATCTTTCAGGTGGGGCACCTGGAGCGGTTCAATCCGGTGGTGCTCGGTCTCCAGGGGCTGCTGACCGGACCGCGCTTCGTCGAGTCGGTCCGGATCGCCCCCTTCAAGCCGCGTGGCACCGATGTGAACGTCGTCCTCGATCTGATGATCCACGACATCGACATCATCCAGACCATCGTCGGTTCTCCGGTGAGTCAGGTCAACTCCATCGGAGCGCCGGTCTTCACCGACGAGGAAGATATCGCCAACGCCCGGATCCAGTTCGAGAACGGCTGCGTGGCCAACGTCACCGCCAGCCGGATCAGCCTCAAGAGCGAGCGGAAGATGCGCATCTTCCAGCCCGACTCCTATATCTCCGTCGACTTCCAGAACAAGAAGCTGGCGGTCTTCAGGAAAGGGAGCGGCGAGATGTTTCCCGGCGTCCCCAACGTGAACATAGAAGAAAAAAGTTTCGAGCAGGGGGACGCCCTCAGGAGCGAGATCGCCTCGTTCCTCGACTGCGTGGCTACGGGAAAGACCCCAGTGGTTTCCGGCCGCGACGGCAAGCGGGCGCTGGAGACGGCGCTGAAAATCAATACGAAACTGTGA
- the lpxA gene encoding acyl-ACP--UDP-N-acetylglucosamine O-acyltransferase, which produces MIHPTALIHPKAELAEGVEIGPYAIIGEHVRIGRGTKVGPHSVIDGWTEIGEENQIFSMASVGGIPQDLKYQGEETWLRIGNHNIIREFTTLQPGTVTGIGETVIGDQNMFMAYCHVAHDCIVGNRVIMANGSTLAGHVEVEDSAILGGLSAVHQFTRIGESAMLSGGAMVGQDVLPFTLASGNRATSLGLNTVGLKRRGFSEEVIASIKKAYRLVIRSGLRLEEALRRVRAEVPDSPQIAHFVAFAEKSERGLCR; this is translated from the coding sequence ATGATTCATCCGACAGCACTCATTCATCCAAAGGCCGAACTGGCCGAAGGGGTCGAGATCGGCCCCTATGCGATCATCGGCGAACACGTCAGGATCGGGAGGGGGACGAAGGTCGGGCCCCACTCCGTCATTGACGGCTGGACCGAAATCGGCGAGGAGAACCAGATCTTCTCCATGGCTTCCGTGGGGGGGATTCCCCAGGACCTGAAATACCAGGGTGAAGAAACCTGGCTCCGGATCGGCAACCATAACATCATCCGCGAGTTCACGACGCTCCAGCCCGGAACGGTGACCGGCATCGGTGAAACGGTCATCGGCGACCAGAACATGTTCATGGCATACTGCCACGTGGCCCACGACTGTATCGTCGGCAACCGCGTCATCATGGCCAACGGCTCCACTCTGGCAGGGCATGTGGAGGTGGAGGATTCCGCCATTCTTGGCGGCCTGTCGGCGGTTCACCAGTTTACCCGCATCGGCGAAAGCGCCATGCTCTCGGGGGGGGCCATGGTGGGGCAGGATGTGCTCCCCTTCACGTTGGCAAGCGGCAACCGGGCCACCTCCCTGGGCCTCAATACCGTCGGCCTCAAGCGTCGCGGGTTTTCAGAGGAAGTCATTGCCAGTATCAAGAAAGCGTACCGGCTCGTCATCCGTTCCGGCCTCCGGCTGGAAGAGGCGCTGCGTCGGGTGCGGGCCGAGGTGCCCGATTCACCGCAGATCGCCCATTTCGTGGCGTTTGCCGAGAAATCCGAGAGAGGGCTCTGTCGATGA
- the fabZ gene encoding 3-hydroxyacyl-ACP dehydratase FabZ, which produces MLDINEIMKILPHRYPFLLVDRIVEIEEGKRCVGIKNVTINEPFFQGHFPGHPVMPGVLIIEAMAQVAGIMAYLASDDETRNKVSYFMAIDSAKFRRPVFPGDQLRIEVETTLNRRGIWGVSAKAYVDGKLVTEAELKATFADKEK; this is translated from the coding sequence TATCAATGAAATCATGAAAATTCTCCCCCACCGTTATCCGTTCCTGCTTGTCGACCGGATCGTGGAGATCGAGGAAGGGAAACGGTGCGTCGGGATCAAGAACGTCACGATCAACGAGCCGTTCTTCCAGGGGCATTTCCCCGGCCATCCGGTCATGCCGGGGGTTCTGATCATCGAGGCGATGGCCCAGGTGGCCGGGATCATGGCCTATCTCGCCTCCGATGACGAGACCCGCAATAAGGTGAGCTATTTCATGGCGATCGACAGCGCGAAGTTCCGTCGGCCGGTGTTCCCGGGGGACCAGCTCCGGATCGAGGTGGAGACGACCCTCAACCGGCGCGGGATCTGGGGGGTGAGCGCCAAGGCCTACGTAGACGGCAAGCTGGTCACCGAGGCAGAGCTCAAGGCGACCTTTGCGGACAAGGAGAAGTAG